In Quercus robur chromosome 11, dhQueRobu3.1, whole genome shotgun sequence, the following proteins share a genomic window:
- the LOC126704567 gene encoding cationic peroxidase 2-like isoform X1, which yields MASGHCSHILILFTFLLLALSASLVHGQGTRVGFYSAACPRVESIVRSTVQSHFCSNPTVAPGLLRMLFHDCFVQGCDASILITGSNTERTAGPNLLLRGYEVIDDAKTQLEAACPGIVSCADILALAARDSVVLTNGPSWVVPLGRRDGRVSLASDTANLPAFTDSVGVQKQKFSALGLNTQDLVVLAGGHTIGTSACRFFQYRMYNFTRVGNGAVDPSIDSSFLPQLRALCPKNGDDSKRVALDTGSPNRFDTSYFTNLRNGRGILESDQVLWTDASTKTIVQRFLTGLSFNLEFGKSMIKMSNIGVKIGNAGEIRKICSKIN from the exons ATGGCGAGTGGACATTGCAGCCATATATTGATTTTGTTTACGTTTCTCTTGCTTGCCTTGAGTGCTTCCTTGGTGCATGGCCAAGGCACAAGAGTTGGATTTTATTCTGCTGCGTGTCCTCGAGTTGAATCCATTGTTCGTTCAACAGTTCAATCTCATTTCTGTTCTAATCCCACTGTGGCTCCTGGATTGTTAAGGATGCTTTTTCATGACTGTTTTGTGCAGGGTTGTGATGCCTCTATCCTTATTACAGGGTCTAACACTGAAAGAACAGCTGGTCCTAACCTATTACTGAGAGGATATGAAGTTATTGATGATGCCAAGACACAACTTGAAGCTGCATGCCCTGGCATTGTCTCTTGTGCTGATATTCTTGCCCTTGCTGCCCGTGATTCTGTTGTTCTG ACAAATGGACCTAGTTGGGTTGTTCCCTTAGGACGCAGAGATGGGAGGGTTTCATTGGCATCTGATACTGCCAATTTGCCAGCATTCACCGACTCTGTCGGTGTGCAAAAGCAAAAGTTTTCTGCTTTGGGTCTCAATACTCAAGATCTTGTGGTCCTCGCTG GAGGACACACCATAGGAACTTCAGCTTGCCGGTTCTTCCAATACAGAATGTACAATTTCACTAGAGTAGGGAATGGTGCTGTGGACCCATCTATTGATTCATCATTCCTTCCTCAACTACGAGCACTCTGCCCAAAAAATGGAGATGATTCAAAGCGAGTTGCATTGGATACTGGTAGCCCTAATAGGTTTGACACCtcttattttacaaatttgagAAATGGGCGAGGGATCCTTGAGTCTGATCAAGTGTTGTGGACTGATGCTTCAACAAAAACCATCGTCCAGCGCTTCTTGACGGGTCTGAGctttaatttggaatttggaaagTCCATGATTAAAATGAGTAACATTGGGGTAAAGATAGGCAATGCTGGTGAAATTCGCAAAATATGTTCCAAAATTAATTga
- the LOC126704567 gene encoding cationic peroxidase 2-like isoform X2, with product MASGHCSHILILFTFLLLALSASLVHGQGTRVGFYSAACPRVESIGCDASILITGSNTERTAGPNLLLRGYEVIDDAKTQLEAACPGIVSCADILALAARDSVVLTNGPSWVVPLGRRDGRVSLASDTANLPAFTDSVGVQKQKFSALGLNTQDLVVLAGGHTIGTSACRFFQYRMYNFTRVGNGAVDPSIDSSFLPQLRALCPKNGDDSKRVALDTGSPNRFDTSYFTNLRNGRGILESDQVLWTDASTKTIVQRFLTGLSFNLEFGKSMIKMSNIGVKIGNAGEIRKICSKIN from the exons ATGGCGAGTGGACATTGCAGCCATATATTGATTTTGTTTACGTTTCTCTTGCTTGCCTTGAGTGCTTCCTTGGTGCATGGCCAAGGCACAAGAGTTGGATTTTATTCTGCTGCGTGTCCTCGAGTTGAATCCATT GGTTGTGATGCCTCTATCCTTATTACAGGGTCTAACACTGAAAGAACAGCTGGTCCTAACCTATTACTGAGAGGATATGAAGTTATTGATGATGCCAAGACACAACTTGAAGCTGCATGCCCTGGCATTGTCTCTTGTGCTGATATTCTTGCCCTTGCTGCCCGTGATTCTGTTGTTCTG ACAAATGGACCTAGTTGGGTTGTTCCCTTAGGACGCAGAGATGGGAGGGTTTCATTGGCATCTGATACTGCCAATTTGCCAGCATTCACCGACTCTGTCGGTGTGCAAAAGCAAAAGTTTTCTGCTTTGGGTCTCAATACTCAAGATCTTGTGGTCCTCGCTG GAGGACACACCATAGGAACTTCAGCTTGCCGGTTCTTCCAATACAGAATGTACAATTTCACTAGAGTAGGGAATGGTGCTGTGGACCCATCTATTGATTCATCATTCCTTCCTCAACTACGAGCACTCTGCCCAAAAAATGGAGATGATTCAAAGCGAGTTGCATTGGATACTGGTAGCCCTAATAGGTTTGACACCtcttattttacaaatttgagAAATGGGCGAGGGATCCTTGAGTCTGATCAAGTGTTGTGGACTGATGCTTCAACAAAAACCATCGTCCAGCGCTTCTTGACGGGTCTGAGctttaatttggaatttggaaagTCCATGATTAAAATGAGTAACATTGGGGTAAAGATAGGCAATGCTGGTGAAATTCGCAAAATATGTTCCAAAATTAATTga